A section of the Candidatus Omnitrophota bacterium genome encodes:
- a CDS encoding cold-shock protein, with the protein MPKGKVKWFSNQKGYGFITPESGNDVFVHHSAIQGEGYKTLDEGQEVEFEIEQGSKGEQAVNVVKA; encoded by the coding sequence ATGCCAAAAGGAAAAGTAAAATGGTTCAGCAACCAGAAAGGTTATGGATTTATTACTCCTGAATCAGGTAACGATGTATTCGTGCATCACAGCGCGATTCAGGGTGAAGGCTATAAAACGCTGGACGAAGGCCAGGAAGTCGAGTTTGAAATCGAACAAGGATCCAAAGGCGAACAAGCTGTAAACGTAGTAAAAGCATGA